Genomic segment of Steroidobacter denitrificans:
GCCAGATCCGCCATGTTCAATGTACCGGTAACGCCGTAGATAAGTGCCACGCCGATAAGGAACAGCAGCGAGGAGGCCAGATTGACGACGATGTAATGCAAGCCGGCCTTGACACGCGCCTTGCCGGAGCCGTGCAGAACCAGGCCATAGGAGGAAGCCAGCAGTACCTCGAAGAATACGAACAGGTTGAACAGATCACCGGTCAGGAATGCACCGTTCAAACCCATCAGCAGGAACTGGAACAAGGAATGGTAGTGCGGGCCGAGCCGATCCCAGCGAGCCAGCGAATACACCAGGGACGCCAGGCCCACCGAGGCGCCGAGCGCCAGCATCAATGCCGTCAGCCGGTCCACCACCAGCACGATGCCGAAGGGCGCAGCCCAATCCCCGATCGTGTAGACACCCACACCTTCAGACCACAGGTGCGGGATGGAATCCGTGGTCAGATACAGCAAGGTGCAGGCCGCCACGAATTGCAGCAGCATCGCAGTCAGGGCGATGCTGACACGCACCACCCTGCGGGATTCCGCCAGCATGAGCATGAGCGCACCGGCCAGCAGCGGCACTACGATCGGCAGCACCGGCAGGTGCATCAGCAGCATGTTCATGTCTCCGGCTCCTGTCCGTCGACATGATCGGTACCGGTGAGGCCGCGCGAGGCCAGCAGGACCACCAGGAACAGGGCGGTCGTGGCGAAGCCGATGACGATGGCGGTGAGCACCAGGGCCTGGGGTACGGGGTCGGCGTAGGATGCCGGATCCATGACCTCGTCGCCGCGAATGATGGGAGGCGCGTTCAACGACAGCCGTCCCATGCCGAAAATAAACAGGTTGACGGCATAGGACAGCAGCGACAGGCCCATGATGACCTGGAAAGTGCGTGGCCGCAGCAGCAGCCACACGCCGGATCCCGTCAGTACGGCGATCGCCAGTGCATAGATGGATTCCATCAGGAGACGGCTCCCACCGGTTGCTGGGTCCGTACCTCGGCGGCCTCGACGCGCAGGCGCACCTTGCGTGTCGTGCGGAAGGATTGGTGGGCGAGCGCGATCAGGATCAAGGTCGTGCCGCCGACCACCAGCAGGTAGACGCCCAGGTCGAACAGCAGCACGGTGGACAGATGAAGATCCCCGACGAAGGGCAGATGCAAGTCTGACGTGAGCGCGGTCAAGAAAGGGCGCGTGGCCAGCCACGCGCCCAGCCCGGCACTCGTGGCCGCCAGCAATCCCAGCGTCAACCAGTAGCGCGGATGGATCTTCAGCCGCGATTCGACCCATATGGCGCCGCCCACGATGTACTGCATCAGGATGGCAGTGGCCATGACCAGTCCGCCGACGAAACCACCCCCCGGCGCATCATGACCGCGCAGCAGAAAGTACAACGAGACCATCACGGCCATGGGCAGCAGCAGCCGCAGGATCACCGCTGGTACTTTCATGTGGCCGGAAGGCAGCTCTGCATCCGGGTCGATCGTCATCTCGGACTGGTTGAGCTGGGCGTGCGGTACCGCGATACTCTCCGGGGCCGGACGGAAGCGGCGCAACAAGGCATAGACCGTGAGCGCCACGACGCCTACGACGGTGATCTCGCCCAGCGTATCGAAGCCGCGGAAGTCCACCA
This window contains:
- a CDS encoding Na+/H+ antiporter subunit C, with the translated sequence MESIYALAIAVLTGSGVWLLLRPRTFQVIMGLSLLSYAVNLFIFGMGRLSLNAPPIIRGDEVMDPASYADPVPQALVLTAIVIGFATTALFLVVLLASRGLTGTDHVDGQEPET